From Streptomyces sp. TLI_053, a single genomic window includes:
- a CDS encoding ABC transporter permease, with the protein MTALRPAGVHPPRSVPARVLPGAGRVARQAARRLLMLLVLLATVFAAVEILPGDAAGATADRGVTAADLTARRNAMGLDRPVAERFRDWMTGLPTGDLGTTARGQHVTDVLAGPFPNTLLLGVLALALSTAGALALGGWAALRPGGRTDRAVDTLSTAAFALPEFVVSVGLLLLLSQWTGWLPAVTLTGADGRPESWTMIVLPLLSLTLPQIGWNTRIVRGALADQAALPHVRAAVLDGLPRRRILVHHMLPGALPAVAVGIATSTGMLLGGTVVVETLFNYPGIGAVLAGAITDRDTPLVAGVVAAAGATISLLLLLADLVRTTALGEQHR; encoded by the coding sequence TTGACAGCGCTCCGCCCGGCCGGCGTCCACCCGCCGCGCAGCGTCCCGGCCCGCGTCCTCCCCGGCGCGGGCCGGGTCGCCCGGCAGGCCGCCCGGCGGCTGCTGATGCTCCTCGTCCTGCTCGCCACCGTCTTCGCCGCCGTCGAGATCCTGCCGGGCGACGCCGCCGGTGCCACCGCCGACCGGGGCGTCACCGCCGCCGACCTCACCGCCCGCCGCAACGCCATGGGCCTGGACCGGCCGGTGGCGGAGCGGTTCCGGGACTGGATGACCGGCCTGCCCACCGGGGACCTCGGCACCACCGCCCGCGGCCAGCACGTCACCGACGTCCTGGCCGGCCCCTTCCCCAACACCCTCCTGCTCGGCGTGCTCGCCCTCGCCCTCAGCACCGCGGGCGCCCTCGCCCTCGGCGGCTGGGCCGCGCTCCGCCCGGGCGGACGCACCGACCGGGCCGTCGACACCCTGTCCACCGCGGCCTTCGCCCTGCCGGAGTTCGTCGTCTCCGTCGGCCTGCTGCTCCTGCTGTCCCAGTGGACCGGGTGGCTGCCCGCCGTCACCCTCACCGGAGCCGACGGCAGGCCCGAGTCCTGGACGATGATCGTGCTGCCGCTGCTCTCCCTGACCCTGCCCCAGATCGGCTGGAACACCCGGATCGTGCGCGGCGCGCTCGCCGACCAGGCCGCGCTGCCGCACGTGCGGGCCGCGGTCCTGGACGGCCTGCCCCGCCGCCGGATCCTGGTCCACCACATGCTCCCCGGAGCCCTGCCGGCCGTCGCCGTCGGCATCGCCACCTCCACCGGCATGCTGCTGGGCGGCACCGTCGTCGTCGAGACCCTCTTCAACTACCCGGGCATCGGAGCCGTCCTGGCCGGGGCGATCACCGACCGCGACACCCCGCTCGTCGCCGGGGTCGTCGCCGCGGCCGGCGCCACCATCAGCCTCCTCCTGCTGCTCGCCGACCTCGTCCGCACCACCGCCCTCGGGGAGCAGCACCGATGA
- a CDS encoding chemotaxis protein, with amino-acid sequence MYPALTPAVLAELRRPRPYPAVSVLMPTHRREPDNAQDPVRLRTLAAAARKRIEEDPEVSRAVRIDVLEQLDRALAEVDLVHAEEGLAILVAPGEHHVWSLGRTAPARVVLSDTFLTRNLVAAQAAERPHWVLALAADRVLLWGGNSERVAEDTRHGFPLVRQYENPDPERQERIGDKPSTFQDEETKIFLRQAETELGKVLAADPRPLYVVGEAAALALLDGAGPIVRGATAQIPHGGLAQADAETVRKVVEPAVRAHADAGVSDALARLDKARGRQAFAAGLDEVWQSVAEGRVAQLVVEENFRLTVRDEGDHLVPAEAEQPGAREDIVDEVIERALDTGAQVSFVPDGTLSDAGRIAADLRY; translated from the coding sequence ATGTACCCCGCTCTCACCCCCGCCGTCCTCGCCGAGCTGCGCCGCCCGAGGCCGTACCCGGCCGTGTCGGTCCTGATGCCCACGCACCGCCGGGAGCCCGACAACGCGCAGGACCCGGTCCGGCTGCGCACCCTCGCGGCCGCGGCGAGGAAGCGGATCGAGGAGGATCCGGAGGTTTCCCGCGCCGTCCGGATCGATGTCCTGGAGCAGCTCGACCGGGCGCTCGCCGAGGTCGACCTGGTGCACGCCGAGGAGGGCCTGGCGATCCTGGTCGCGCCGGGCGAGCACCACGTCTGGTCGCTGGGCCGGACCGCGCCCGCCCGGGTGGTGCTGTCCGACACCTTCCTGACCCGCAACCTGGTGGCCGCCCAGGCGGCCGAGCGGCCGCACTGGGTGCTCGCGCTCGCCGCGGACCGGGTGCTGCTGTGGGGCGGCAACAGCGAGCGGGTGGCGGAGGACACCCGGCACGGCTTCCCGCTGGTGCGCCAGTACGAGAACCCCGACCCGGAGCGGCAGGAGCGGATCGGCGACAAGCCCAGCACCTTCCAGGACGAGGAGACCAAGATCTTCCTGCGGCAGGCGGAGACCGAGCTCGGCAAGGTGCTGGCCGCCGACCCGCGCCCGCTGTACGTGGTCGGCGAGGCGGCGGCCCTCGCCCTGCTGGACGGCGCCGGGCCGATCGTCCGCGGCGCGACCGCGCAGATCCCGCACGGCGGCCTCGCCCAGGCGGACGCCGAGACGGTCCGCAAGGTGGTCGAGCCCGCCGTCCGCGCGCACGCGGACGCCGGGGTCTCCGACGCCCTCGCCCGCCTCGACAAGGCCCGCGGCCGCCAGGCCTTCGCGGCCGGGCTGGACGAGGTCTGGCAGAGCGTCGCCGAGGGGCGGGTCGCCCAGCTGGTGGTGGAGGAGAACTTCCGGCTCACCGTCCGCGACGAGGGCGACCACCTGGTGCCCGCCGAGGCCGAGCAGCCGGGCGCGCGTGAGGACATCGTCGACGAGGTGATCGAGCGCGCCCTGGACACCGGCGCCCAGGTCTCCTTCGTCCCCGACGGCACCCTCTCGGACGCCGGCCGGATCGCCGCCGACCTGCGGTACTGA
- a CDS encoding HAD family hydrolase — MINLDARTVVFDIDGTLCFDGRTIDQRILTAIDACERAGHRLVFASARPVRDVLPVLDGAFPAATLIGGNGSLVSVGGRVRARAAFEAGAFGALMEAVGHYGASYLADGPWDYAYTGPEDHPIRGRVDQGRLARRVDLDELPEVVKFLVVGASDLAALADAGRRLGLTVNHHLDEAIIDFAPGSTTKWEALTSMGITDYAAFGNDINDFDLLRNAERAVRVGSHPGLDTVAGTTVPADPAAVAAEISLLAEAARAAAGTTGR, encoded by the coding sequence ATGATCAATCTTGACGCCCGTACGGTGGTCTTCGACATCGACGGCACGCTCTGCTTCGACGGCCGGACGATCGATCAGCGGATCCTCACGGCGATCGACGCCTGCGAACGCGCCGGTCACCGGCTGGTGTTCGCCTCCGCACGGCCCGTCCGTGACGTCCTTCCCGTGCTCGACGGCGCCTTCCCGGCCGCCACCCTGATCGGCGGGAACGGCAGTCTGGTCTCGGTCGGCGGCCGGGTCAGGGCGCGGGCCGCCTTCGAGGCCGGCGCGTTCGGCGCGCTGATGGAGGCGGTCGGGCACTACGGGGCGAGCTACCTCGCGGACGGTCCGTGGGACTACGCCTACACCGGGCCCGAGGACCACCCGATCCGCGGTCGGGTCGACCAGGGCCGGCTGGCCCGGCGGGTCGACCTCGACGAGCTCCCCGAGGTGGTGAAGTTCCTCGTGGTCGGCGCCTCCGACCTGGCGGCCCTCGCCGACGCCGGTCGCCGTCTGGGACTGACCGTCAACCACCACCTCGACGAGGCCATCATCGACTTCGCGCCGGGCTCGACGACGAAGTGGGAGGCCCTGACGTCGATGGGGATCACCGACTACGCCGCCTTCGGCAACGACATCAACGACTTCGACCTGCTGCGCAACGCCGAACGGGCCGTGCGCGTCGGATCCCACCCCGGCCTGGACACCGTCGCCGGGACGACCGTCCCCGCCGACCCGGCGGCCGTCGCGGCCGAGATCTCCCTGCTCGCCGAGGCCGCCCGGGCCGCCGCCGGCACCACCGGCCGCTGA
- a CDS encoding M24 family metallopeptidase: MDEQLRALGLVQAQAKAERLFAEVETRRLVAPGRGEREVSDLVRDLANDMFGTTKHWHKRIVRSGPHTLFPYQENPPDRLIGEDDIAFADFGPIFEEYEADFGRTFVLGEDPHKHRLRDDLAAVFDGGRAAFHADPDVTGRQLYAHVERLAAERGWALGGWHAGHLVGEFPHESVDGAKAESYITPDNEHPLRRTDRAGWRCHWILEVHLVDERRGFGGFYEQLLDLA, translated from the coding sequence ATGGACGAGCAGCTGCGCGCCCTGGGGCTCGTCCAGGCGCAGGCCAAGGCCGAACGCCTCTTCGCCGAGGTCGAGACGCGCCGCCTGGTGGCCCCCGGCCGCGGCGAACGCGAGGTCAGCGACCTGGTCCGCGACCTCGCCAACGACATGTTCGGCACCACCAAGCACTGGCACAAGCGCATCGTCCGCTCCGGCCCGCACACGCTGTTCCCCTACCAGGAGAACCCGCCGGACCGGCTCATCGGCGAGGACGACATCGCGTTCGCCGACTTCGGCCCGATCTTCGAGGAGTACGAGGCGGACTTCGGCCGCACCTTCGTCCTCGGCGAGGACCCGCACAAGCACCGCCTGCGGGACGACCTGGCCGCGGTGTTCGACGGCGGCCGTGCGGCCTTCCACGCCGATCCCGACGTGACTGGCCGTCAACTGTACGCGCACGTCGAGCGGCTCGCGGCCGAACGGGGCTGGGCCCTGGGCGGCTGGCACGCGGGCCACCTGGTGGGGGAGTTCCCGCACGAGAGCGTCGACGGCGCCAAGGCCGAGTCCTACATCACCCCGGACAACGAGCACCCGCTGCGCCGCACCGACCGGGCCGGCTGGCGCTGCCACTGGATCCTGGAGGTCCACCTCGTCGACGAGCGGCGCGGTTTCGGCGGCTTCTACGAGCAACTCCTCGACCTCGCCTGA
- a CDS encoding ABC transporter permease subunit, with product MTSVRPGPTGAPAPAPARARGRRVLLRAVPALLLVALALAGPLLAPHPIDTPVAFPYAPPGGDAPLGGDQLGRDVLSRLLTGGAPLIATALAVALVVTAVATALGIAAVLRPALGRWIERAADLTILLPSVLAIMLVALAWPGGGRLAVATAATVLGIPYAVRIVAAAAAPLATAGYVEAAAAGGENLWHLTVREVLPNLRSTVLALFGLRFVEGVYIVSVAAFLQLGPQPPEADWALMIRENAAGLTLNVWAVGAPCLAIGLLAVSVNLAAEALAPARPTPETPL from the coding sequence ATGACCTCCGTCCGCCCCGGTCCGACCGGCGCCCCCGCCCCCGCCCCCGCCCGAGCACGCGGCCGCCGGGTCCTCCTGCGCGCCGTGCCCGCACTCCTGCTCGTCGCCCTCGCCCTCGCCGGGCCGCTCCTCGCCCCGCACCCGATCGACACCCCCGTCGCCTTCCCCTACGCCCCGCCCGGGGGCGACGCCCCGCTCGGCGGCGACCAGCTGGGCCGGGACGTCCTCAGCCGCCTCCTCACCGGCGGCGCACCCCTGATCGCCACCGCCCTGGCCGTCGCGCTCGTCGTGACGGCCGTCGCCACCGCCCTCGGCATCGCCGCGGTGCTGCGCCCCGCCCTGGGCCGGTGGATCGAACGCGCCGCCGACCTGACGATCCTGCTGCCCTCCGTCCTCGCCATCATGCTCGTCGCGCTGGCCTGGCCCGGCGGCGGACGCCTCGCCGTCGCGACCGCGGCGACCGTGCTCGGCATCCCCTACGCCGTCCGGATCGTCGCCGCCGCCGCGGCGCCCCTCGCCACCGCCGGTTACGTCGAGGCCGCGGCGGCGGGCGGCGAGAACCTCTGGCACCTGACCGTCCGCGAGGTCCTGCCCAACCTGCGCTCCACCGTGCTGGCACTGTTCGGCCTGCGCTTCGTCGAAGGCGTCTACATCGTCTCCGTCGCCGCCTTCCTCCAGCTCGGACCCCAGCCGCCGGAAGCCGACTGGGCACTGATGATCCGCGAGAACGCCGCCGGACTCACCCTCAACGTCTGGGCCGTCGGCGCACCCTGCCTCGCCATCGGCCTGCTCGCCGTCAGCGTCAACCTCGCCGCCGAGGCCCTCGCCCCCGCCCGCCCCACCCCGGAGACCCCGCTGTGA
- a CDS encoding ATP-binding cassette domain-containing protein: MSVTTTAARATGLTVTLHGTALLTDATLALVPGRVTAVTGPSGAGKTTLLHALVGALPLDARVAAGDLTVLGHDILALPPAELRRLRRHRLALVGQDPGSGLNPRMRVGRIITETAADRRAASVPELLRAVRLPVGEGLENRRPGSLSGGQQRRVALARALARRPAILLLDEPTAGLDADLRDDIADLLRDLADRDRLAVVLTSHDPDFVARCADEVLALRPSHLPVPAARRAAPAAAAGPVVKRVTGPVLEVAALTARVGTGRAAREVLTALDLGLAPGTLTGVTGPSGCGKTTLLRCLAGLHRPEAGGVLLGGEALAPTYRRRSREQRRRVQLVPQNPLGALNPARTVGATLARPLKLHFATAADRCEERVAELLTAVGLTPDHAHRRPHELSGGQRQRVSVARALAAEPDVLLCDEITSALDAGTAEGIMALLRGLRDERGLAIVLVSHDLPLVSAHADTVLPLGGAEPYPDTPRGPAGAPVPDRA, from the coding sequence GTGAGCGTCACCACCACCGCCGCCCGCGCCACCGGACTGACCGTCACGCTGCACGGCACCGCGCTGCTCACCGACGCCACCCTCGCCCTCGTCCCGGGCCGGGTCACCGCCGTCACCGGCCCCTCCGGCGCGGGCAAGACCACCCTGCTGCACGCCCTCGTCGGCGCCCTGCCCCTGGACGCGCGGGTCGCCGCGGGGGACCTCACCGTCCTTGGCCACGACATCCTCGCCCTCCCCCCGGCGGAACTGCGCCGACTGCGCCGCCACCGGCTCGCCCTGGTCGGCCAGGACCCCGGCTCCGGCCTCAACCCCCGGATGCGGGTCGGACGGATCATCACCGAGACCGCCGCCGACCGCCGCGCCGCCTCCGTGCCGGAACTGCTCCGGGCGGTCCGCCTGCCGGTCGGCGAAGGGCTCGAGAACCGCCGCCCCGGTTCGCTCTCCGGCGGCCAGCAGCGGCGGGTCGCCCTCGCCCGGGCCCTGGCCCGAAGGCCCGCGATCCTGCTCCTCGACGAACCCACCGCCGGCCTCGACGCCGACCTGCGCGACGACATCGCCGACCTGCTTCGCGACCTCGCCGACCGCGACCGTCTCGCCGTCGTGCTCACCAGCCACGACCCCGACTTCGTGGCGCGCTGCGCCGACGAGGTCCTCGCCCTGCGGCCCTCGCACCTCCCGGTGCCCGCCGCACGGAGGGCGGCCCCGGCGGCGGCCGCCGGACCCGTGGTGAAGCGCGTCACCGGGCCGGTGCTGGAGGTGGCCGCGCTCACCGCCCGGGTGGGGACCGGCCGCGCCGCCCGGGAGGTCCTCACCGCCCTCGACCTCGGGCTGGCCCCCGGCACCCTGACCGGGGTCACCGGCCCGTCGGGCTGCGGCAAGACCACCCTGCTGCGCTGCCTCGCCGGTCTGCACCGCCCCGAGGCCGGTGGGGTGCTGCTCGGCGGCGAAGCGCTCGCCCCCACCTACCGGCGTCGCAGCCGCGAGCAGCGACGGCGCGTGCAGCTGGTGCCGCAGAACCCCCTCGGTGCCCTCAATCCCGCCCGCACCGTCGGTGCCACGCTCGCCCGGCCGCTGAAGCTCCACTTCGCCACGGCCGCGGACCGGTGCGAGGAGCGCGTCGCGGAGCTGCTGACCGCGGTCGGCCTCACCCCCGACCACGCGCACCGTCGTCCGCACGAACTGTCCGGCGGGCAGCGCCAGCGGGTCTCCGTCGCGCGCGCCCTGGCCGCCGAACCGGACGTCCTGCTCTGCGACGAGATCACCTCGGCCCTCGACGCCGGTACGGCCGAGGGGATCATGGCGCTGCTGCGCGGGCTGCGGGACGAGCGGGGCCTGGCGATCGTCCTGGTCAGCCACGACCTTCCGCTGGTCTCCGCGCACGCCGACACCGTTCTCCCGCTCGGCGGCGCGGAGCCGTACCCCGACACGCCACGGGGGCCGGCCGGGGCGCCGGTGCCGGACCGGGCCTGA
- a CDS encoding GNAT family N-acetyltransferase, which translates to MTGTVIRTLSASDTHLFDAHPDPLGAREGHRRTTFRPDWKRVALRGGEVVARGAWWGGPEDAEPVNINWFDVAEGHEEAGAELLRSAPWQVELEINLPGDWRERAEPRSAAEARFSAARAAGYELLVERFLYRWTPECGLPERPGRLRFEAEPDDGVFFEALRRIHSATLDAHALKAIAEGGLDRAAQEELDFFHWCPSPREWWQTARTPDGELAGIHVPAHNPSGPTIGFIGVLPGHRGRGYAYDLLAECTRTLVEHGAESITGATDRTNHPMAANFTRAGFPVVSERVNFRPPGRTA; encoded by the coding sequence ATGACCGGTACGGTCATCCGCACGCTTTCCGCGAGCGACACCCACCTGTTCGACGCACACCCCGACCCCCTGGGCGCCCGCGAGGGCCACCGACGCACCACGTTCCGCCCCGACTGGAAGCGTGTCGCCCTGCGCGGCGGCGAGGTCGTCGCCCGCGGCGCCTGGTGGGGCGGCCCGGAGGACGCGGAGCCCGTCAACATCAACTGGTTCGACGTCGCCGAGGGTCACGAGGAGGCCGGGGCCGAACTCCTGCGCTCCGCCCCCTGGCAGGTCGAACTCGAGATCAACCTGCCCGGCGACTGGCGGGAGCGGGCCGAGCCGCGCTCCGCCGCCGAGGCACGCTTCAGCGCCGCCCGGGCCGCCGGGTACGAACTCCTGGTCGAGCGCTTCCTGTACCGCTGGACCCCGGAGTGCGGCCTGCCCGAGCGCCCGGGACGCCTGCGCTTCGAGGCCGAACCCGACGACGGTGTCTTCTTCGAGGCCCTGCGCCGCATCCACTCCGCCACCCTGGACGCGCACGCACTGAAGGCGATCGCGGAGGGCGGCCTCGACCGGGCCGCCCAGGAGGAGCTGGACTTCTTCCACTGGTGCCCCTCCCCGCGGGAGTGGTGGCAGACGGCGCGGACCCCCGACGGCGAACTCGCCGGCATCCACGTCCCCGCCCACAACCCCTCCGGCCCGACCATCGGCTTCATCGGCGTCCTCCCCGGGCACCGGGGCCGCGGCTACGCCTACGACCTGCTCGCCGAGTGCACCCGCACCCTGGTCGAGCACGGCGCCGAATCCATCACCGGAGCCACCGACCGAACCAACCACCCCATGGCCGCGAACTTCACCAGGGCCGGCTTCCCCGTCGTCAGCGAACGCGTCAACTTCCGTCCGCCGGGCCGAACGGCCTGA
- a CDS encoding ABC transporter substrate-binding protein, giving the protein MGITRRQLLWAGAGAGAAGALAACSSGKSGSTDAAPSGAGSQQPRPGGTLKIGALGKASAVTRDPHGTQANESDYLILSLVFDTLAAPGVSTNTAPRLAASWKPSDDLRTWRFTLADGATFHDGTPVTAEDVVWSLKRLRNTPSGKSRLPGIQPENITAEDAKTVVLVSDYPNAELPLLTRLTTFVLKKDTKDDAIADAPGTGPFKLDWYRDGNARLVRNDNWYGGKALLDAVEVRLFESPQAMANALLAGQIDVASNVGAVAARTAEARKDVQIVRRPNDMAMPIVMRTADGPFADPRVREALKLAVDRDAMVKQVLSGYGTVGNDILGTGDPALAKDLPQRTRDLARAKQLLADAGFDTAKTYDLITTEDIAGLAESATLFATQAREAGVKINVVKQDSKIFWDATWLKAPLYTTYWGTNDSVVFFASKTMLSDAGQNESGWNEPSFDETYRRAMGTVDATERGKLLHRLQEIEFAGSGYLLWGMADGIDLAGAAVRDLPRLPGYGRVQLEKTWLAR; this is encoded by the coding sequence GTGGGCATCACCAGACGACAGCTGCTGTGGGCCGGTGCCGGTGCGGGGGCGGCCGGTGCGCTCGCTGCCTGCAGCAGCGGAAAGAGCGGATCCACGGACGCCGCGCCCTCCGGCGCCGGCTCCCAGCAGCCCCGCCCGGGCGGCACGCTGAAGATCGGCGCGCTCGGCAAGGCCTCCGCCGTCACCCGCGACCCCCACGGCACCCAGGCCAACGAGAGCGACTACCTCATTCTCAGCCTGGTCTTCGACACCCTCGCCGCACCCGGGGTGTCGACCAACACCGCCCCGCGCCTGGCCGCGTCCTGGAAGCCCTCCGACGACCTCCGGACCTGGCGCTTCACCCTCGCCGACGGCGCGACCTTCCACGACGGCACCCCGGTCACCGCCGAGGACGTCGTCTGGTCGCTCAAGCGCCTGCGCAACACCCCCTCCGGCAAGAGCCGCCTGCCCGGCATCCAGCCGGAGAACATCACCGCCGAGGACGCGAAGACCGTCGTCCTGGTCTCCGACTACCCCAACGCCGAGCTGCCGCTGCTCACCCGGCTGACCACCTTCGTCCTGAAGAAGGACACCAAGGACGACGCGATCGCCGACGCCCCCGGCACCGGCCCGTTCAAGCTCGACTGGTACCGCGACGGCAACGCCCGCCTGGTGCGCAACGACAACTGGTACGGCGGCAAGGCCCTCCTGGACGCCGTCGAGGTCCGGCTCTTCGAGAGCCCCCAGGCGATGGCCAACGCCCTGCTCGCCGGACAGATCGACGTCGCCTCCAACGTCGGCGCCGTCGCCGCCCGCACGGCCGAGGCCCGCAAGGACGTGCAGATCGTCCGCCGTCCCAACGACATGGCGATGCCGATCGTGATGCGCACCGCCGACGGCCCGTTCGCCGACCCCCGCGTGCGCGAGGCCCTCAAGCTCGCCGTCGACCGCGACGCCATGGTCAAGCAGGTGCTCTCCGGCTACGGCACCGTCGGCAACGACATCCTCGGCACCGGCGACCCGGCCCTCGCCAAGGACCTGCCGCAGCGCACCCGTGACCTCGCCAGGGCCAAGCAGCTGCTCGCCGACGCCGGGTTCGACACCGCGAAGACCTACGACCTGATCACCACGGAGGACATCGCCGGACTCGCCGAGTCGGCGACCCTGTTCGCCACCCAGGCCCGCGAGGCCGGGGTGAAGATCAACGTGGTGAAGCAGGACTCCAAGATCTTCTGGGACGCCACCTGGCTCAAGGCGCCGCTCTACACCACGTACTGGGGCACCAACGACTCCGTCGTGTTCTTCGCCTCCAAGACGATGCTCTCGGACGCCGGCCAGAACGAGAGCGGCTGGAACGAGCCCTCCTTCGACGAGACCTACCGCCGGGCGATGGGAACCGTCGACGCCACCGAGCGCGGCAAGCTGCTGCACCGCCTCCAGGAGATCGAGTTCGCCGGCTCCGGCTACCTGCTGTGGGGCATGGCCGACGGCATCGACCTCGCCGGCGCGGCCGTTCGCGACCTGCCCCGCCTCCCCGGGTACGGGCGCGTCCAGCTCGAGAAGACCTGGCTGGCGCGTTGA
- a CDS encoding TauD/TfdA family dioxygenase translates to MPTCPAPVRRLDPVTAAELTSAAAKLLARHGSATSPALLADLPAECARLSAPLRHLLRPVDTADGLFVLRGLDLDDTELGPTPGHWSTVADAGARWDVALLLVSTLMGTPIAWDGQQEGRFVHNIVPSPGHESEQTGASSSVLLTPHTEDAFHPGRAHLLLLCCMRNHDGIATTAASVRLTGLDPADLDLLKRPVAPILPDDAYEQAQRFGGRPAPVPTLFDSPEGLTMRYDPAYTPLEETDPVWQEAYERLGRELARVSVAVSLEPGDILVVDNDTVVHGRVPFRARYDGTDRWLKRASVRVEDRPTRPLAEHDEHGYGQAALTAWAS, encoded by the coding sequence GTGCCCACCTGCCCTGCCCCGGTACGCCGTCTCGACCCCGTCACCGCCGCGGAACTCACCTCCGCCGCCGCGAAGCTGCTGGCCCGCCACGGCTCCGCCACCAGCCCCGCCCTGCTCGCCGACCTGCCCGCCGAGTGCGCCCGGCTGAGCGCGCCGCTGCGCCACCTGCTGCGTCCGGTCGACACCGCCGACGGCCTGTTCGTCCTGCGCGGCCTGGACCTCGACGACACCGAACTCGGACCGACCCCGGGACACTGGTCCACCGTCGCCGACGCCGGCGCCCGCTGGGACGTCGCCCTGCTGCTCGTCTCCACCCTGATGGGCACCCCCATCGCCTGGGACGGCCAGCAGGAAGGGCGGTTCGTGCACAACATCGTGCCCTCGCCGGGACACGAGAGCGAGCAGACCGGCGCGTCCAGCTCCGTGCTGCTCACCCCGCACACCGAGGACGCCTTCCACCCCGGCCGCGCCCACCTGCTGCTGCTGTGCTGCATGCGCAACCACGACGGCATCGCCACCACCGCCGCGAGCGTGCGCCTGACCGGGCTCGACCCGGCCGACCTGGACCTGCTGAAGCGGCCCGTCGCGCCGATCCTGCCCGACGACGCCTACGAGCAGGCCCAGCGGTTCGGCGGCCGCCCCGCCCCGGTGCCCACCCTCTTCGACAGCCCCGAGGGCCTGACCATGCGCTACGACCCCGCCTACACCCCGCTGGAGGAGACCGACCCGGTGTGGCAGGAGGCCTACGAGCGCCTCGGCCGGGAGCTGGCCCGGGTCTCGGTCGCGGTCAGCCTGGAGCCCGGCGACATCCTGGTCGTCGACAACGACACCGTCGTCCACGGCCGGGTCCCCTTCCGGGCCCGCTACGACGGTACCGACCGCTGGCTCAAGCGTGCCTCGGTCCGGGTCGAGGACCGCCCCACCCGCCCGCTCGCCGAGCACGACGAACACGGCTACGGCCAGGCCGCCCTCACCGCCTGGGCCTCCTGA
- a CDS encoding gamma-glutamylcyclotransferase family protein, translating into MSGTATQRLFSYGTLQLEQVQLSSFGRLLEGRADALPGFRLTTIEITDPAVIAASGTDRHPLVLPSTEAGDAVGGTVFAITDEELAAADEYEVDDYARHEVLLASGTTAWVYLSAGYAPATYDPAGS; encoded by the coding sequence ATGTCCGGAACGGCAACCCAGCGTCTCTTCTCCTACGGCACGCTGCAGTTGGAGCAGGTGCAGCTCAGCAGTTTCGGCCGGCTGCTGGAGGGACGGGCCGACGCCCTGCCCGGTTTCCGGCTGACCACGATCGAGATCACCGACCCCGCGGTGATCGCCGCCAGCGGCACCGACCGGCACCCCCTGGTACTCCCGTCGACGGAGGCGGGGGACGCGGTCGGGGGCACGGTCTTCGCGATCACCGACGAGGAGCTCGCCGCCGCGGACGAGTACGAGGTCGACGACTACGCCCGCCACGAGGTGCTGCTCGCCTCCGGTACCACGGCCTGGGTGTACCTCTCCGCCGGGTACGCCCCCGCCACGTACGACCCCGCCGGGAGCTGA
- a CDS encoding class I SAM-dependent methyltransferase: protein MNARTRDGSAGDVDYGAIGSGYSSYRRPDSRVAQVIAEALGGALTVLNVGAGTGSYESAARVVTPVEPSASMRAGRPAHLAPAVDAVAGDLPFEDGVFDAAMTLFSVHQWEDVAAGLREMRRVTKGPVVVLTCDPRLVRDFWLHEYAPEVLDTEARRYPPIEALAAALGGSVTVRPVPIPLDCTDGFNEAYYGRPEMLLDPAARQACSAWSFVDDGVRERFDRGLRRDLESGEWERRFGHLRTRAAYEGSLVLVRATP, encoded by the coding sequence ATGAACGCACGCACCCGGGACGGCAGCGCCGGAGACGTCGACTACGGCGCCATCGGGTCCGGCTACTCCTCCTACCGCCGGCCCGACAGCCGGGTGGCGCAGGTCATCGCCGAGGCCCTCGGCGGCGCGCTGACCGTGCTCAACGTCGGCGCCGGTACCGGTTCCTACGAGAGTGCCGCCCGGGTCGTGACGCCGGTCGAGCCGTCGGCGTCCATGCGGGCCGGCCGCCCCGCCCACCTCGCCCCGGCCGTCGACGCCGTCGCCGGGGACCTGCCGTTCGAGGACGGGGTGTTCGACGCCGCGATGACGCTGTTCAGCGTCCACCAGTGGGAGGACGTCGCGGCGGGCCTGCGCGAGATGCGGCGCGTCACCAAGGGCCCGGTCGTCGTGCTGACCTGCGACCCGCGGCTGGTGCGCGACTTCTGGCTCCACGAGTACGCGCCCGAGGTGCTGGACACCGAGGCCCGCCGCTACCCCCCGATCGAGGCACTGGCCGCCGCCCTGGGCGGCAGCGTCACCGTCCGGCCGGTCCCGATCCCGCTCGACTGCACCGACGGCTTCAACGAGGCGTACTACGGCCGCCCGGAGATGCTGCTCGACCCCGCCGCCCGGCAGGCCTGCTCGGCCTGGAGCTTCGTCGACGACGGCGTGCGCGAACGCTTCGACCGCGGGCTCCGCCGGGATCTCGAGTCCGGCGAGTGGGAACGCCGCTTCGGCCACCTGCGCACCCGGGCCGCCTACGAAGGGTCGCTCGTCCTCGTGCGCGCGACCCCGTGA